The DNA region CGGTGCACCATGGGGTCATGAGCGTGAGCATCGACATCACCGGCCTGACGCCGGAGCGCGTCCATGTCGTGCCCTCGCCCCTCGCAGAGCTGGGCATGGCACTGCACGCGCTGTCCGAGCCCGGTCACCACCCGGGGCTGCAGGGCTGGGCGACGGCCGTCTCCACGCGCCTGGACCCGTGCCTCGCGGACCGCATGTGCGAGGCGGACTTCCTGTGGCGTACGACGTTCTCGGACGTCTTCGCTCCGTTCGCCGGTATCCCCGGCAAGACCACGCTCCCCGGCGCCACCCTCGCCGAGGAGCTCGACCTCCTGGACAAGCTCACGGACCAGCAGTTCGTGGACGCGGCCCTGGAGTTCACCTGCCAGCTGGCGTACGACACCCAGCGGGCGACGGACCCGCTGAACGACCCGGAGACGCGCCGCCACGCCCTGGAGCTCGCCGCGGCCCGCGGTGACCACCAGGTGCGGTTCACCCAGCGCCTCCTGGACGACCCACCCGCCGTGCGGGCCTGGTTCCGGCAGCTGATGGAGGACTGCGACGAGGCGTTCTTCGCGGACACCTGGTCGCGGGTCAGCCACCAGCTCGCGGCGGACGCCCGGCACAAGACGGACCTGCTGCGCCGCAAGGGCCTCGGCGAGGCGCTGAACGCCATCTCCGGAGCGGTGACCCTGGACGAGGCGGCCCGCAGGATCACCATCGACAAGATGGCCGTGGGCCACACGAGGACGGGCGAGGGCGGCCTGGTCCTGGTGCCGACCAGCCTCGGCTGGCCGCATCTGATGGTCCTGCACCGGTTCGGCTGGCAGTCCTCCATCACGTATCCGGTGAACTCACCGGGGCTCGCCGCCCCCGCCTCCGTGGAGCAGCTCACGCGCCGCATGGCGGCCCTGTCCCACCCAGTCCGGATGCGCCTGTGCCGTCACCTGGCCCGCGGGTCGTACACCACGGGAGAGCTGGCCGACGCGCACGGCATGACGGCCCCGGAGATATCCCGGCACCTGAGCGTCCTGAAGAAGGCCGAGCTGATCACCACCCGCCGCCGCGGGCGGTACGTGCAGCACCAGCTCGACCTGGGGGTGGTCTCCCGCCTCGGCAGCGAGTTCATCGAGGGCGTCCTGCGCTGACGCGGCCGCGCGGCACACCGCCCCCGCACGCGGTCGGCCCGTCCCGTGAGCCGGAGGCGGGCTCGGCCCGGCTCCGCGACCAGGTGCGGGGTTCAGCCCGTCCCGCCGCCCGCCCGCACCAGCCCCGTCTCGTAGGCGAGCACCACCACCTGCACCCGGTCGCGCAGGCCGAGCTTGGTCAGGATGCGGCCCACGTGCGTCTTCACGGTCGCCTCGGACAGCACGAGGCGCGCCGCGATCTCGCCGTTCGAGAGGCCCTGGGCGACCAGCACCATGACCTCGCGCTCGCGCTCGGTGAGACGCCCCAGCTCCCTGTGGTGCGGCTCGCTTCCGGTGCCCGGCAGCATCGGCGCGAAGCGGTCGAGCAGTCGCCGCGTCGTGGACGGCGCGACGACCGCGTCGCCGCTGTGCACGGCCCGGATGGCGGCGAGCAGTTCGGCGGGCGGCACGTCCTTGAGCATGAAGCCGGAAGCGCCCGCCTTCAGCCCCGAGAAGGCGTACTCGTCGAGGTCGAAGGTGGTCAGGATCAGCACCTTCGGCGGTTCGGCGGCGGCGCAGATGCGCCGCGTCGTCTCCACGCCGTCCAGCTTCGGCATCCGGACGTCCATCAGGACCACGTCGACCGCCGTGGAGCGCAGTTGCTGCAGCGCCTCGACGCCGTCGCCGGCCTCCGCGACGACCTCCATGTCCGGCTGCGCGGCGAGCACCATCCGGAACCCGGTGCGCAGCAGCACCTGGTCGTCGACGAGCATCACGCGGATCGACATCAAGGAGTCCCTTCACGGCCTTCGTGCTCGGCCTTCGTGCGTGGCCTTCATGGCTGGGTCGTACGTCCATCATCGCGGACGGTGCCGGGGCTGGGTGCGGCGGCTGCGCGGGGCACGCCCCGCGCACGCACGGCATGCGCGGCGGCACGTCACTGACAGGTGTCAGTGTGCGGGCTTCAGTGGCAGCAGAGCGCTGATGCGAAAACCGCCGCCCGGACGCGGGCCCGCGTCCAGAGTGCCGCCGACCATGCCGACGCGCTCGCGCATGCCGATCAGGCCGTGGCCGCTGCCGTCGGCGCCGCCGTCCTCGTACAGCTCGTGCGGGGCGCCCTTGCCGTCGTCCTCGACGAGCAGCCCCAGGCCGTCGTCGAAGTAGACGAGCCGGACGCTCGCCCCGGCGTTCTCGCCGCCGTGCTTGCGGGTGTTGGTCAGCGCCTCCTGGACGATGCGGTACGCGGTGAGCTCGACGCCGCTGGGCAGCGGGCGCGGGGTGCCCTCCACCCGGAAGTCGACCGGCAGGCCCGCGCCGCGCACCTGCTCTATCAACTCGTCGAGCTGTTCCACGTCGGGCTGCGGGACGTACTCACCGCTCTCCTCGGGCTCCCCGGTGCGCAGCACGCCGAGCAGCCTGCGCATCTCCGCCAGGGCCTGGCGGCCGGTGCCCGAGATGGTGGCGAGGGCCTGCTTGGCCTGTTCGGGCGCGGCGTCGAGGACGTACGCGGCGCCGTCGGCCTGCACCACCATCACGGAGACGTTGTGCGCGACGACGTCGTGCAGCTCCCGGGCGATGCGGGCGCGCTCGGCGGCGACCGCGACCTTGGACTGCGCCTCGCGCTCCTTCTCCAGCCGGTCCGCGCGCTCCTCCAGCTGGGCCAGATAGGCACGGCGGGTGCGGATCGAGTCGCCGAGCACCCAGGCGAGCGCGAACGGCACCACCATGAAGACCATGAACAGGAGGTTGCCCCAGACCCCCGACGAGCTCTCCGGCCAGCGCAGCTGCGACAGCGGAGCCGCCGCGAGCCCCCCGGCGAGGGCGAACCGCGAGGCCCACTGCGGGCCGTCCGCCGCCGCCGTGTAGATGATCACGAGCATCGCGAAGTTGGCCGGGCCCGGCTCCACGTCGAAGAGCATCTGCAGGACACCGATCCCGGCGGCGAGCAGCAGCATCCGGTCGGTCCACCGGCGCCGCAGCGCCACGACCAGGCACAGACCGATGATGACCGGTATCGACGCGAGGGCCGGGTCGCGGCCGTCGGCCTCCGCGACGGCCACCGCGCCAAGCCCGGAGATCCCGAACAGGACGAACGCCCAGAAGGCGTCGACTCCCGTCGGGTGTCTGCGGAGAAAGTCATAGAGGCGCTGCACGTAACCCAGCGTAGGCAACCCGTCGGGCCCCTCGGGTCAACCGGAGGTGCGATCCGTGCGGCCGCCTCGTACTCCCCAAGGTGGAGGCCCGCATACCCTTCTCGCTGTGACGAATGAGGCACGGGGAGCGCCGCGAGCGCCAGCCGGCGCGCCGCGCGCCTGGCGGGAAGCCATGGAGGAGGCGCTGTACGGCCCGGAGGGCTTCTACCGGCGCCCGGAGGGACCCGCGGGCCACTTCCGCACCTCCGTGCACGCCTCGCCCCTGTTCGCGGACGCCGTGGCCCGGCTCCTGTGCCGCGTCGACGCCGCGCTCGGGCACCCCGGGGAGCTCGCGTTCGTGGACATGGGCGCGGGCCGCGGCGAGCTGACGGCGGGCGTCCTCGCGGCGCTGCCCACGGACGTGGCGGCACGTACGCGCGCGTACGCGGTGGAGCGCGCCGAGCGCCCAGAAGACCTCGACCCGGCCATCGAGTGGCGCGCCGAGCCCCCGGCAGGCGTGACCGGACTGCTCTTCGCCAACGAGTGGCTCGACAACGTCCCCCTGGACGTGGCCGAGCGGGCCCCCGACGGCGCGGTGCGCCAGGTCCTCGTGCACGCCGACGGCACCGAGGAGCTCGGCGGCCCGGTGGCAGGACCGGACGCCGCGTGGCTGGCGCGCTGGTGGCCGCTCGGCCCGGAGACGGGTGTGCGCGCGGAGATCGGCCGCCCCCGGGACGAGGCGTGGTCGGCGGCCCTCGCGACCCTCACGCGCGGCCTCGCGGTCGCCGTCGACTACGCCCACAGCCGCGCCGACCGACCGCCCTTCGGTACGTTGACGGGCTTCCGCGCGGGCCGTGAGGAGCCGCCCGTACCGGACGGCAGCCGCGACATCACCGCGCACGTCGCCCTGGACGCCTGCGCCCTGCCCGACGCCCTGCTGCTCACCCAGCGGGCCGCCCTGCGCGCCCTGGGGATCTCCGGCGACCGCCCGCCCCTGGCCCTCGCGTCCAGCGACCCGGGCGGCTACGTACGGGCTCTCGCCCGCGCCGGAGAGGCCGCGGAGCTGACGGCCACGGGCGGACTCGGCGACTTCGGCTGGCTGGCACAGCCGGTCGACATGTCCCTGCGGGACGTACTCGCGCCCTGAAGCCGCCGACTACTTGTCGATGTCGCCGACCACGAAGAACAGCGACCCCAGGATCGCCACCATGTCGGCGACGAGCTGCCCCGGCAGGAGTTCCGCGAGCGCCTGGATGTTGTTGTACGAGGCCGAGCGCAGCTTCAGCCGGTACGGAGTCTTCTCGCCCTTGGACACCAGGTAGTAGCCGTTGATGCCGAGGGGGTTCTCGGTCCAGGCGTACGTGTGGCCCTCGGGGGCCTTGAGGACCTTCGGCAGCCGCTGGTTGATCGGGCCCTGGGGGAGGTCGACGAGGCGGTCCAGGCAGGCGTCCGCGAGGTCGAGGGCGTTGTGGGTCTGCTCCAGGAGGCACTCGAAGCGGGCCAGGCAGTCGCCCTCCTCACGGGTCACCACCTTCAGGACGTCGCCGAGCTCGCCGTACGCGAGATACGGCTCGTCGCGGCGCAGGTCGAAGTCCACTCCGGAGGCGCGGGCGATGGGACCGCTCACTCCGTAGGCGTGCACCGCCTCTCCGGAGAGCACGCCCACACCGCGGGTGCGGCCCCGGAAGATCTCGTTGCCGAGCACGAGCCGGTCGTACACGTCCATGCGCGACCGCACCGAGGCGACGGCCGCCCGCGCGCGCGTGGTCCAGCCCGCGGGCAGGTCCTCCTTGAGGCCGCCGACCCGGTTGAACATGTAGTGCATGCGCCCGCCGGAGATCTCCTCCATGACGTTCTGCAGCTCTTCGCGCTCCCGGAAGGCGTAGAAGACCGGCGTGATGCCGCCCAGCTCCAGCGGGTACGAGCCGAGGAACATCAGGTGGTTCAGGACCCGGTTCAGCTCCGCGAGGAGCGTGCGCGTCCACACCGCGCGCTCGGGCACCTCCATGCCGAGCATCCGCTCGACGGCCATGACCACGCCCAGCTCGTTCGAGAACGCCGACAGCCAGTCGTGGCGGTTGGCCAGCATCACGATCTGCCGGT from Streptomyces flavofungini includes:
- a CDS encoding response regulator transcription factor — translated: MSIRVMLVDDQVLLRTGFRMVLAAQPDMEVVAEAGDGVEALQQLRSTAVDVVLMDVRMPKLDGVETTRRICAAAEPPKVLILTTFDLDEYAFSGLKAGASGFMLKDVPPAELLAAIRAVHSGDAVVAPSTTRRLLDRFAPMLPGTGSEPHHRELGRLTEREREVMVLVAQGLSNGEIAARLVLSEATVKTHVGRILTKLGLRDRVQVVVLAYETGLVRAGGGTG
- a CDS encoding DUF5937 family protein yields the protein MSVSIDITGLTPERVHVVPSPLAELGMALHALSEPGHHPGLQGWATAVSTRLDPCLADRMCEADFLWRTTFSDVFAPFAGIPGKTTLPGATLAEELDLLDKLTDQQFVDAALEFTCQLAYDTQRATDPLNDPETRRHALELAAARGDHQVRFTQRLLDDPPAVRAWFRQLMEDCDEAFFADTWSRVSHQLAADARHKTDLLRRKGLGEALNAISGAVTLDEAARRITIDKMAVGHTRTGEGGLVLVPTSLGWPHLMVLHRFGWQSSITYPVNSPGLAAPASVEQLTRRMAALSHPVRMRLCRHLARGSYTTGELADAHGMTAPEISRHLSVLKKAELITTRRRGRYVQHQLDLGVVSRLGSEFIEGVLR
- a CDS encoding NADH-quinone oxidoreductase subunit D, which gives rise to MSPTTEHTHSTRPPRTTETAETTFGIGGAAESTDMVLNIGPQHPSTHGVLRLRLVLDGERIERAEPVIGYMHRGAEKLFEARDYRQIVMLANRHDWLSAFSNELGVVMAVERMLGMEVPERAVWTRTLLAELNRVLNHLMFLGSYPLELGGITPVFYAFREREELQNVMEEISGGRMHYMFNRVGGLKEDLPAGWTTRARAAVASVRSRMDVYDRLVLGNEIFRGRTRGVGVLSGEAVHAYGVSGPIARASGVDFDLRRDEPYLAYGELGDVLKVVTREEGDCLARFECLLEQTHNALDLADACLDRLVDLPQGPINQRLPKVLKAPEGHTYAWTENPLGINGYYLVSKGEKTPYRLKLRSASYNNIQALAELLPGQLVADMVAILGSLFFVVGDIDK
- a CDS encoding SAM-dependent methyltransferase — translated: MEEALYGPEGFYRRPEGPAGHFRTSVHASPLFADAVARLLCRVDAALGHPGELAFVDMGAGRGELTAGVLAALPTDVAARTRAYAVERAERPEDLDPAIEWRAEPPAGVTGLLFANEWLDNVPLDVAERAPDGAVRQVLVHADGTEELGGPVAGPDAAWLARWWPLGPETGVRAEIGRPRDEAWSAALATLTRGLAVAVDYAHSRADRPPFGTLTGFRAGREEPPVPDGSRDITAHVALDACALPDALLLTQRAALRALGISGDRPPLALASSDPGGYVRALARAGEAAELTATGGLGDFGWLAQPVDMSLRDVLAP
- a CDS encoding sensor histidine kinase, whose amino-acid sequence is MQRLYDFLRRHPTGVDAFWAFVLFGISGLGAVAVAEADGRDPALASIPVIIGLCLVVALRRRWTDRMLLLAAGIGVLQMLFDVEPGPANFAMLVIIYTAAADGPQWASRFALAGGLAAAPLSQLRWPESSSGVWGNLLFMVFMVVPFALAWVLGDSIRTRRAYLAQLEERADRLEKEREAQSKVAVAAERARIARELHDVVAHNVSVMVVQADGAAYVLDAAPEQAKQALATISGTGRQALAEMRRLLGVLRTGEPEESGEYVPQPDVEQLDELIEQVRGAGLPVDFRVEGTPRPLPSGVELTAYRIVQEALTNTRKHGGENAGASVRLVYFDDGLGLLVEDDGKGAPHELYEDGGADGSGHGLIGMRERVGMVGGTLDAGPRPGGGFRISALLPLKPAH